A portion of the Leifsonia sp. EB41 genome contains these proteins:
- a CDS encoding SseB family protein — protein sequence MAAPAGRFPQTYENGPVRKALAAIAAEPTLENLQALLDAATKGGLVVDVTGSEPGEVRLRTIQSTAGEPVLPLFTSMKALRNAVGAAGGKGTRVQAVIVPAAEALGYIANADFVAVQFDPGAAHTMVVARSHIESALSEH from the coding sequence ATGGCCGCCCCCGCCGGCCGCTTCCCGCAGACCTACGAGAACGGCCCCGTCCGCAAGGCCCTCGCCGCGATCGCCGCCGAGCCGACGCTGGAGAACCTCCAGGCGCTGCTCGACGCCGCGACGAAGGGCGGCCTCGTTGTCGACGTCACCGGGTCCGAGCCCGGGGAGGTGCGGCTGCGGACCATCCAGTCCACAGCGGGCGAGCCGGTGCTGCCGCTGTTCACCTCGATGAAGGCGCTGCGCAACGCCGTCGGCGCCGCGGGAGGGAAGGGCACGCGGGTGCAGGCCGTGATCGTCCCGGCTGCCGAAGCGCTCGGCTACATCGCCAACGCCGACTTCGTGGCCGTGCAGTTCGACCCGGGAGCCGCCCACACGATGGTCGTCGCGCGCTCGCACATCGAGTCGGCTCTCAGCGAGCACTGA
- the nucS gene encoding endonuclease NucS, producing MRLVIANCSVDYAGRLSAHLPLAKRLLMLKADGSLLVHSDGGSYKPLNWMSPPCTLTVDEPDELQQEAGITEVWRVTQAKTADMLIVSIHEVLHDSAHELGVDPGLQKDGVEAHLQKLLAEQIHLLGDGHVLVRREYMTAIGPVDILARDEHGASVAVELKRRGDIDGVEQLTRYLELMNRDPLLAPVSGVFAAQEIKPQARTLAEDRGIRCLVLDYDAMRGLDDSDSRLF from the coding sequence GTGCGCCTCGTGATAGCCAACTGTTCCGTCGATTACGCCGGCCGCCTGAGCGCCCACCTCCCGCTCGCCAAGCGCCTGCTCATGCTCAAGGCCGACGGCAGCCTCCTCGTCCACTCCGACGGCGGCTCCTACAAGCCGCTCAACTGGATGAGCCCGCCCTGCACGCTCACGGTCGACGAGCCGGACGAGCTGCAGCAGGAGGCCGGGATCACCGAGGTCTGGCGCGTCACCCAGGCGAAGACGGCCGACATGCTCATCGTGTCCATCCACGAGGTGCTGCACGACTCCGCGCACGAGCTGGGCGTCGACCCCGGGCTGCAGAAGGACGGCGTGGAGGCGCACCTCCAAAAGCTGCTTGCCGAGCAGATCCACCTCCTCGGCGACGGCCACGTGCTGGTCCGCCGCGAGTACATGACCGCGATCGGCCCGGTGGACATCCTGGCCCGCGACGAGCACGGGGCGTCGGTTGCGGTCGAGCTGAAGCGCCGCGGCGACATCGACGGCGTCGAGCAGCTCACCCGCTACCTGGAGCTGATGAACCGCGACCCGCTGCTGGCGCCGGTGTCCGGGGTGTTCGCGGCGCAGGAGATCAAACCTCAGGCCCGCACACTGGCCGAGGACCGGGGCATCCGCTGCCTGGTGCTCGACTACGACGCCATGCGGGGCCTGGACGACAGCGACAGCAGGCTCTTCTGA
- a CDS encoding lactonase family protein, whose product MAHDLLIGTYTQRLPHVDGHADGVLSARFDGTAVVEVAVAAELPNPSWVAVAADGSHVYAVEETGPDGGVSAFARSADGSLRLLGRVSSGGDSPAHLALHPSGQFLLTGTYVGGTVSVFALGGGAIGERTAFIQHEGHGPDPARQEVPHVHQLSVDPVTGDVVVVDLGLGEVRWYELSSSGSLTLRPEATVTVGAAGSRHLAFHPDGRHALLLNELDSTLDVLRREGDRFERVASAGTRGPDTAGANLPAAVRVTDDGRTVLVTNRGDDTIAVFAFDAASSAVDLVDVVPVGGRAPRDLVLSPEGDRVLAACQDSDEVVVFAFDAASRALRRLGSSPVPTPVCLAFA is encoded by the coding sequence ATGGCCCACGACCTCCTCATCGGCACGTACACGCAGCGCCTCCCGCACGTCGACGGTCACGCCGATGGCGTGCTCTCAGCGCGCTTCGACGGCACGGCGGTCGTGGAGGTGGCCGTGGCGGCCGAGCTGCCGAACCCGTCGTGGGTGGCGGTGGCGGCGGACGGCTCCCACGTCTACGCGGTCGAGGAGACCGGACCCGACGGCGGCGTCTCGGCGTTCGCGCGCTCGGCGGACGGCTCGCTGCGCCTGCTCGGCCGGGTGTCGAGCGGCGGGGACTCGCCCGCGCACCTGGCGCTGCATCCCTCCGGTCAGTTCTTGCTGACCGGGACCTACGTCGGCGGCACGGTCTCGGTCTTCGCTCTCGGCGGCGGTGCGATCGGCGAGCGGACGGCCTTCATCCAGCACGAAGGCCATGGCCCGGACCCTGCGCGCCAGGAGGTTCCGCACGTCCATCAGCTCTCGGTCGACCCGGTGACCGGGGATGTCGTGGTGGTCGACCTCGGGCTGGGGGAGGTGCGCTGGTACGAGCTGTCGTCGTCCGGTTCGCTGACACTGCGCCCCGAGGCGACCGTCACGGTCGGCGCGGCGGGCTCGCGCCATCTCGCGTTCCACCCGGACGGTCGGCACGCCCTCCTGTTGAACGAGCTGGACAGCACGCTCGACGTGCTGCGCCGGGAGGGCGACCGGTTCGAGCGGGTCGCCTCGGCGGGCACGCGCGGCCCGGACACCGCGGGCGCGAACCTGCCCGCCGCCGTGCGGGTGACGGACGACGGGCGCACGGTGCTCGTCACCAACCGCGGGGACGACACGATCGCGGTGTTCGCCTTCGACGCGGCGTCGTCGGCCGTCGACCTCGTGGATGTCGTGCCGGTGGGCGGCCGCGCCCCGCGAGACCTCGTGCTGTCGCCGGAGGGCGACCGCGTGCTCGCCGCGTGCCAGGACAGCGACGAGGTGGTCGTCTTCGCGTTCGACGCCGCGTCGCGCGCGCTGCGCCGGCTCGGCTCGTCGCCGGTCCCGACCCCCGTCTGCCTGGCGTTCGCGTAG
- a CDS encoding MFS transporter, translating to MSQPTPTTTRDRGELRAWRNAVFVIFILSGLAMATWVARIPGVRDDLDLGRDPSSVGLLILGMSAGAIVGLSVSSLVLVRFGPHKGMVGSLVIVAIGTLAIGFGSTVFHAVPMVAVGLILLGFGNGMVDVMMNVEGTAVEREIGKTLMPLMHAFFSLGTVLGAGMGAAAAALHIGVVWHLSFIAVVLVVVALVAIRFIPREADLGDETAEKPRVPFGQRLRASLAVWADWRLILIGVVMLGMAFGEGSANDWIALATVDGHGQSNSTGALVFGFFVAAMTLGRVLGGPIVDRVGRVAAIRVTAAMGVAGLLLFILGGPLWVAVIGTVLWGFGVSLGFPLGMSAASEGNENPAARVSAVAIIGYCAFLVGPPLIGFLGKEFGLLNALYLILVLLVASFLAAPAVRPAAQRRTRLEPAAE from the coding sequence ATGTCACAGCCGACCCCGACGACGACCCGCGACCGCGGCGAACTGCGCGCCTGGCGCAACGCGGTCTTCGTCATCTTCATCCTCAGCGGACTCGCGATGGCGACCTGGGTGGCCCGCATCCCCGGCGTGCGCGACGACCTCGACCTCGGCCGCGACCCGTCGTCGGTCGGACTGCTCATCCTCGGGATGTCGGCCGGCGCCATCGTCGGGCTGTCGGTGTCCTCCCTCGTGCTGGTGCGCTTCGGCCCGCACAAGGGGATGGTCGGGAGCCTGGTGATCGTAGCGATCGGCACGCTGGCGATCGGCTTCGGCTCGACTGTGTTCCACGCGGTGCCGATGGTGGCGGTCGGCCTCATCCTGCTCGGCTTCGGCAACGGGATGGTCGACGTGATGATGAACGTCGAGGGCACGGCGGTCGAGCGGGAGATCGGCAAGACGCTGATGCCGCTCATGCACGCCTTCTTCAGCCTGGGCACGGTGCTCGGCGCCGGGATGGGCGCGGCCGCCGCGGCCCTCCACATCGGCGTCGTCTGGCACCTCTCCTTCATCGCCGTCGTGCTCGTCGTGGTGGCGCTGGTCGCGATCCGCTTCATCCCGCGGGAGGCCGACCTCGGCGACGAGACGGCCGAGAAGCCGCGCGTCCCGTTCGGTCAGCGGCTGCGCGCGTCGCTGGCGGTGTGGGCGGACTGGCGGCTCATCCTCATCGGCGTGGTCATGCTCGGCATGGCGTTCGGCGAGGGCTCGGCCAACGACTGGATCGCGCTGGCCACGGTCGACGGCCACGGCCAGTCCAACTCCACCGGCGCGCTCGTATTCGGCTTCTTCGTCGCGGCGATGACGCTCGGCCGCGTGCTCGGCGGACCGATCGTCGACCGGGTAGGACGCGTCGCCGCGATCCGCGTGACGGCGGCGATGGGCGTGGCCGGCCTGCTGCTCTTCATCCTCGGCGGCCCGCTTTGGGTGGCCGTGATCGGCACGGTGCTGTGGGGCTTCGGCGTCTCGCTGGGCTTCCCGCTCGGGATGTCGGCCGCGTCGGAGGGCAACGAGAACCCGGCCGCTCGCGTGTCGGCGGTGGCGATCATCGGGTACTGCGCGTTCCTGGTCGGGCCGCCGCTGATCGGGTTCCTGGGCAAGGAGTTCGGCCTCCTGAACGCGCTGTACCTCATCCTCGTGCTGCTGGTCGCGTCGTTCCTCGCGGCGCCAGCGGTGCGCCCCGCTGCGCAGCGCCGGACGCGCCTGGAGCCCGCCGCCGAGTAG
- a CDS encoding LacI family DNA-binding transcriptional regulator, giving the protein MNDSSTPLAGTRPTLAAVARLAGVSNSTASLAFSGTGPVSDSTRERVLDAAKQLNYAGPDPRARSLRRGRSGIVGVVMEERVGDAFRDPIKIALLDGISDEIAAVDAGLLILTDAGETAQRIEDAPMDAVVLVGCSPRLDESVAMLRQRGIPLVAIEGDPADDVPSIGQDNREATRLAAQHLHDLGHRDVAVVTLPLPRDRVRGPLTPAIVRASSSTTATERLAGARDVFPDAGGWTTRGSFVEEGRIAGAALLGDPSHRPTAIVAQSDLLAAGVIRAAEELGLSVPGDVSVVGFDGVRVDGLWPYDLTTLVQPAVEKGRAAGRAIVDMLEGRAPTPTSFTSEFHPGNTTAEPHP; this is encoded by the coding sequence GTGAACGACAGCAGCACACCCCTCGCGGGCACCCGGCCGACGCTGGCCGCCGTCGCCCGCCTGGCCGGTGTCTCCAACTCCACCGCCTCCCTCGCCTTCTCCGGCACGGGCCCCGTCTCGGACTCCACGCGCGAGCGTGTCCTGGACGCCGCCAAGCAGCTCAACTACGCCGGGCCCGACCCACGCGCCCGCTCGCTGCGCCGCGGCCGGTCGGGGATCGTCGGCGTCGTGATGGAGGAGCGGGTCGGCGACGCGTTCCGCGACCCGATCAAGATCGCCCTGCTCGACGGCATCTCCGACGAGATCGCCGCCGTCGACGCCGGCCTCCTCATCCTCACCGACGCGGGGGAGACCGCCCAGCGCATCGAGGACGCCCCGATGGACGCGGTGGTGCTGGTCGGCTGCAGCCCGCGCCTCGACGAGTCGGTCGCGATGCTGCGCCAGCGCGGCATCCCGCTCGTGGCGATCGAGGGCGACCCGGCCGACGACGTCCCCTCGATCGGCCAGGACAACCGGGAGGCCACCCGCCTCGCCGCCCAGCACCTCCACGACCTCGGCCACCGCGACGTCGCGGTCGTCACACTGCCGCTCCCGCGCGACCGCGTGCGCGGTCCGCTGACCCCCGCGATCGTGCGCGCCAGCAGCTCCACCACCGCCACCGAGCGCCTCGCCGGCGCCAGGGACGTGTTCCCCGACGCGGGCGGCTGGACGACCCGCGGCTCGTTCGTGGAGGAGGGCCGGATCGCCGGCGCCGCGCTGCTCGGCGACCCGTCCCACCGCCCCACCGCGATCGTCGCCCAGAGCGACCTGCTCGCCGCCGGCGTGATCCGCGCCGCCGAGGAGCTCGGCCTGTCGGTGCCGGGCGACGTCAGCGTTGTCGGCTTCGACGGCGTCCGCGTCGACGGCCTCTGGCCCTACGACCTCACCACCCTGGTCCAGCCCGCCGTCGAGAAGGGCCGCGCCGCCGGCCGCGCCATCGTCGACATGCTGGAGGGCCGCGCCCCGACCCCCACCTCCTTCACCAGCGAGTTCCACCCCGGCAACACCACCGCCGAACCCCACCCCTAA
- a CDS encoding amidohydrolase, whose amino-acid sequence MDLEALYRDLHAHPELSFQEHRTAGIVAEHLSALGLEVHTGIGRTGVAGVLRNGDGPTVLLRADMDALPVREETGLPWASTQTAPGDDGNPVPVMHACGHDIHITCLLGAVERFATSTDDWSGTVVAVFQPAEEHGGGADVMVQDGLYAKVPTPDIVLGQHVTPFPAGMVGAHPGPAMAAVDAFEVTLHGRGGHGSRPETTIDPVVMAASAVMRLQTVVSRETAPQDTAVVTVGTLHAGTKNNIIAPSATLGISVRSFDETVRARVLEGVDRILRAELLASGSPHEPTTEWGERYPVTVNDPEATARVNAAFASEFGEEAVLEPGALSGSEDVGNLATAAGVPLVYWLLGGGDPETVRAAIAAGTVETDIPSNHSPFFAPVAQPTIDVGVRALVAAAREWLG is encoded by the coding sequence ATGGACCTCGAAGCCCTCTACCGCGACCTCCACGCCCACCCTGAGCTCTCGTTCCAGGAGCACCGCACCGCTGGCATCGTCGCCGAGCACCTGTCCGCCCTCGGTCTGGAGGTGCACACCGGCATCGGCCGCACCGGCGTCGCCGGCGTGCTCCGCAACGGCGACGGCCCGACCGTGCTGCTGCGCGCCGACATGGACGCGCTGCCCGTCCGCGAGGAGACCGGCCTCCCGTGGGCGTCGACCCAGACCGCGCCCGGCGACGATGGCAACCCCGTCCCGGTCATGCACGCGTGCGGCCACGACATCCACATCACCTGCCTGCTCGGCGCCGTCGAGCGCTTCGCCACCTCCACCGACGACTGGTCGGGGACGGTCGTGGCCGTGTTCCAGCCGGCGGAGGAGCACGGCGGCGGCGCGGACGTGATGGTCCAGGACGGCCTCTACGCGAAGGTCCCCACGCCGGACATCGTGCTCGGCCAGCACGTCACCCCGTTCCCCGCCGGCATGGTGGGCGCCCATCCCGGCCCCGCGATGGCCGCGGTCGACGCCTTCGAGGTGACGCTGCACGGCCGTGGCGGTCACGGCTCGCGCCCGGAGACGACCATCGACCCGGTGGTCATGGCGGCCTCAGCGGTCATGCGCCTGCAGACCGTCGTGTCGCGCGAGACAGCACCGCAGGACACAGCGGTGGTCACGGTCGGCACCCTCCACGCCGGCACCAAGAACAACATCATCGCGCCGTCGGCGACCCTCGGGATCAGCGTGCGCAGCTTCGACGAGACCGTCCGCGCCCGCGTGCTGGAGGGCGTCGACCGCATCCTCCGCGCCGAGCTGCTGGCCAGCGGCTCCCCGCACGAGCCGACGACGGAGTGGGGCGAGCGCTACCCGGTCACGGTCAACGATCCGGAGGCCACGGCCCGCGTGAACGCCGCGTTCGCGTCCGAGTTCGGCGAGGAGGCCGTCCTCGAGCCGGGTGCGCTGTCCGGCAGCGAGGACGTCGGCAACCTGGCGACGGCCGCGGGCGTCCCGCTCGTCTACTGGCTGCTCGGCGGTGGCGACCCGGAGACCGTGCGCGCGGCGATCGCGGCGGGGACCGTGGAGACGGACATCCCGTCCAACCACTCGCCGTTCTTCGCGCCGGTGGCGCAGCCGACGATCGACGTGGGCGTGCGGGCGCTGGTGGCGGCGGCGCGGGAGTGGTTGGGCTAA